A genome region from Tolypothrix sp. PCC 7712 includes the following:
- a CDS encoding excisionase family DNA-binding protein, which produces MALCQTAAVVPEQRELTTQQATNFLNVSRPYLIKLFEQGKIPYIQVGFHLRVNFDDLKKYKQQRDEKLSKLV; this is translated from the coding sequence ATGGCATTATGCCAGACGGCAGCTGTAGTTCCTGAACAACGAGAACTCACAACACAACAAGCCACTAATTTTCTCAACGTATCACGCCCCTATTTAATCAAGTTGTTTGAACAAGGGAAAATTCCATATATACAAGTTGGTTTCCATCTTCGAGTAAATTTCGATGATTTAAAGAAGTATAAACAGCAGCGAGATGAAAAGCTTAGTAAATTGGTATAA
- a CDS encoding FAD-dependent oxidoreductase, translating into MMNQTYQADVLVVGGGVGGTSAAIQAARRGAKTILVSEFAWLGGMLTSAGVSVPDGNELEAFQTGLWGEFLRELQHRQPEGLDHSWVSFFSFDPRVGAQIFADWVQELANLHWIAGEVPLEVLREGSCVTGVRFSDFIVKAKITLDGTELGDLLALAEIPFRWGWEWRSQWGEPSAPESPNSLTEKYPVQAPTGVVLMQDFGTDIAPEIPPAPNYDPSKFAGAWDGYGAEQFLNYGRLPGGLLMLNWPICGNDYGEGLGRLLGSKASRDEYIQESRWHSQNFAHYIQNQLGRRYGLATQVFPHSPTAFALHPYYRESRRLVGMTTITEQHILPVSGGQVASLNIDAIAIANYPNDHHYPGFNFPLQPKSIRWGGRWTGTPFTIPYNSLIPATTDGFLACEKNISVSHIANGATRLQPVVMGIGQAAGMAAAMCIELNCQPRNLPVRALQMALLQDKRSPTAIIPLFNSTLAHPQWIRSQINYLHNPASYPLDGNCPGLISSTCNYETENPVLSRLSNCVTGVFHRLHQQDYRFRIMTPTTHQKQIWQLVTLRSHIDHQLKACLDGQLVTVYGRLNSAGNWILVEHFVI; encoded by the coding sequence ATGATGAATCAGACATATCAAGCTGATGTTTTAGTTGTAGGTGGCGGAGTAGGCGGTACATCTGCAGCAATTCAGGCGGCGCGACGTGGGGCAAAAACTATCCTGGTGAGTGAGTTTGCTTGGTTGGGGGGAATGTTAACCTCTGCTGGCGTATCTGTCCCTGATGGAAATGAATTAGAAGCTTTTCAGACGGGGTTGTGGGGTGAGTTTTTACGAGAATTACAGCACCGTCAGCCAGAAGGTTTGGATCACAGCTGGGTAAGCTTTTTTAGTTTCGATCCCCGAGTTGGGGCGCAGATTTTTGCAGATTGGGTGCAGGAATTAGCAAATCTGCATTGGATTGCGGGGGAAGTTCCCTTAGAGGTATTGCGTGAGGGAAGTTGTGTAACTGGGGTTCGGTTTAGCGATTTTATTGTTAAAGCCAAAATTACTCTCGATGGCACAGAATTAGGCGATTTATTGGCTTTGGCGGAAATACCTTTTCGTTGGGGTTGGGAATGGCGATCGCAATGGGGAGAACCTAGCGCCCCAGAATCTCCTAATTCTCTCACGGAAAAATACCCTGTACAAGCGCCAACAGGAGTGGTGCTAATGCAAGATTTTGGTACAGATATCGCCCCAGAAATTCCCCCAGCGCCTAATTATGATCCATCCAAATTTGCAGGTGCTTGGGATGGTTATGGTGCAGAACAATTTTTAAATTATGGGCGCTTACCAGGAGGTCTATTGATGCTCAATTGGCCTATCTGCGGTAATGACTATGGCGAAGGTTTAGGACGGCTTCTAGGGTCAAAAGCTAGTAGAGATGAGTATATCCAAGAATCTCGGTGGCATAGCCAAAATTTTGCCCATTATATCCAAAATCAGCTTGGTAGGCGCTATGGTTTAGCAACACAGGTATTTCCCCATTCACCCACAGCTTTTGCTTTGCATCCCTATTACCGCGAAAGTCGGCGCTTGGTGGGAATGACAACGATTACCGAACAGCATATCTTACCTGTGTCTGGGGGTCAGGTAGCATCATTAAATATAGATGCAATCGCGATCGCAAATTATCCTAACGACCACCATTACCCAGGCTTTAACTTTCCCCTGCAACCGAAATCTATTCGCTGGGGAGGACGCTGGACAGGGACACCCTTCACAATTCCCTACAACAGTCTGATTCCTGCAACTACAGACGGCTTTTTAGCCTGCGAAAAGAATATTTCTGTTTCCCATATTGCTAATGGTGCAACTCGACTGCAACCTGTGGTGATGGGTATTGGTCAAGCTGCGGGAATGGCTGCGGCGATGTGCATTGAGTTGAACTGTCAACCGCGCAATTTACCAGTGAGGGCGCTACAAATGGCTTTATTACAAGACAAGCGATCGCCTACGGCAATTATCCCGTTGTTCAATTCAACACTGGCTCATCCTCAGTGGATACGGTCGCAAATAAATTATCTCCACAATCCTGCCAGCTATCCGCTTGATGGTAACTGTCCAGGCTTAATATCATCTACGTGTAATTACGAGACTGAAAATCCAGTACTCTCACGGTTGAGTAATTGCGTTACAGGTGTATTTCATCGCTTGCATCAGCAAGATTACAGATTCCGCATTATGACACCAACAACGCATCAAAAGCAGATTTGGCAGCTTGTAACCTTGCGATCGCACATTGATCACCAACTAAAAGCTTGTCTAGATGGGCAATTGGTAACAGTTTACGGTCGCTTAAACTCGGCTGGTAATTGGATACTAGTGGAACATTTTGTGATTTAA
- a CDS encoding GNAT family N-acetyltransferase, protein MKVLLANTDHLESLSILFDQYRVFYGQASDIEAAKEFLKERFQHHDSVVFLAQVNEEIIGFTQLYPSFSSVSMKRVWILNDLYVKESHRRQQVATLLINAAQDYAKQSGAVRIVLATHISNTTAQKLYESQGYVKDVEFYHYALRLQ, encoded by the coding sequence ATGAAAGTTCTTTTAGCTAATACAGATCATCTCGAAAGCCTATCAATCTTGTTTGATCAATATCGTGTTTTTTATGGGCAGGCATCAGACATTGAAGCTGCAAAAGAATTTCTGAAAGAGCGTTTTCAGCATCATGATTCAGTAGTATTTTTAGCTCAGGTTAATGAAGAAATCATAGGTTTTACTCAACTTTATCCCAGCTTTTCTTCAGTTTCGATGAAGCGAGTTTGGATATTAAACGATTTGTATGTTAAAGAATCACATCGCCGTCAGCAAGTAGCAACATTATTGATTAATGCTGCACAAGATTATGCAAAACAGAGTGGTGCAGTTCGGATAGTTTTAGCCACTCATATTTCTAATACAACTGCCCAGAAACTCTATGAATCACAAGGATATGTCAAAGATGTAGAATTCTACCATTACGCTTTACGATTGCAGTAG